A section of the Pseudomonas fluorescens genome encodes:
- a CDS encoding D-amino acid dehydrogenase, whose product MAQQVCIIGGGVIGLASAYALVRAGMDVTIVEARDNLGSETSFANGGQLSYRYVAPLADKGVPLQAIGWLLRGDSPLKLRPRLDPAQWRWMASFLGACRASVNKRNASHLLRLATLSQGILQQWREEDGLDGFDWQRNGKLVTFRSHHTFEHARNKVLDRLQQQVLSAADCTRLEPTLAAKDFVGGIYTPNEEVADCHAFCQQLAVRLEASGRCRFVLGRRVTGMRHANGAVQAIELGNEVMPVQHLVLAAGVRSPELALPGVALPLYPLKGYSLSVPIGERHAAPRISITDYDRKIVYARIGEQLRVAAMVDIVGFDSGLEPKRLALIKRQACETFPLAGDYSQAIEWAGMRPATPSGVPLIGASAYRNLWLNLGHGALGFTLACGSGQVLAELIGQHRTSIDMQGLAPRAA is encoded by the coding sequence ATGGCTCAGCAGGTTTGCATCATAGGCGGTGGGGTCATCGGTCTGGCGAGCGCCTATGCCCTGGTGCGCGCCGGTATGGACGTGACGATAGTCGAAGCCCGGGACAACCTGGGCAGCGAGACCAGTTTTGCCAATGGCGGCCAACTGTCCTATCGCTACGTCGCGCCGCTGGCGGACAAAGGTGTGCCCTTGCAAGCCATTGGCTGGCTGCTGCGCGGCGACTCGCCGTTGAAGCTGCGCCCACGCCTGGACCCGGCGCAATGGCGCTGGATGGCCTCGTTCCTGGGGGCGTGCCGGGCTTCGGTGAACAAGCGCAATGCCAGCCATCTGTTGCGCCTGGCCACCTTGAGCCAGGGCATCTTGCAGCAATGGCGCGAAGAGGACGGGCTGGACGGCTTTGACTGGCAGCGCAATGGCAAGCTGGTGACGTTTCGCAGCCATCACACGTTTGAGCATGCTCGCAATAAGGTGCTCGATCGCCTGCAGCAGCAAGTGTTGTCGGCGGCGGATTGCACGCGACTGGAACCGACCCTGGCGGCGAAGGATTTTGTCGGGGGGATCTACACGCCCAATGAAGAAGTGGCGGACTGTCACGCCTTCTGCCAGCAGCTGGCCGTGCGTCTTGAGGCGTCGGGACGCTGCCGGTTTGTGCTGGGGCGCAGGGTCACGGGTATGCGCCACGCCAACGGCGCGGTGCAGGCGATTGAGTTGGGCAACGAGGTGATGCCGGTGCAGCACCTGGTGCTGGCGGCGGGGGTGCGCAGCCCCGAGTTGGCCTTGCCGGGCGTCGCACTGCCGTTGTACCCGCTCAAGGGTTACAGCCTGAGCGTGCCGATTGGCGAGCGGCATGCCGCCCCGCGCATCAGCATCACCGACTACGACCGCAAGATCGTTTATGCACGGATCGGCGAGCAGTTGCGGGTGGCGGCGATGGTCGACATCGTCGGTTTTGACAGCGGCCTTGAGCCCAAGCGCCTGGCCCTGATCAAGCGCCAGGCGTGTGAGACGTTCCCTTTGGCCGGCGATTACAGCCAGGCCATCGAATGGGCTGGCATGCGCCCGGCAACGCCCAGCGGCGTGCCGCTGATCGGTGCCAGCGCTTACCGCAACCTGTGGCTCAACCTGGGTCATGGGGCCCTGGGTTTCACCCTGGCCTGTGGCAGCGGCCAGGTCTTGGCCGAGCTGATCGGCCAGCACAGAACTTCCATTGACATGCAGGGCCTCGCGCCCCGCGCTGCATAG
- a CDS encoding LysR family transcriptional regulator — protein MRLRHIEIFQAIRQTGSVSAAAQLLHVSQPAVTKVLQHAELQLGFPLFLRIRGKLQPTPEALALEREVDKVSESLQGVRRLAQNLRRAPGQSLRIGATPALALSLLPPAIGEWTQGYPDIACELSSAHSRELVQNLLMREMDVALTLKSPDHPGLKAQALAHGVLVALAPRGYWPATEQGKPLPLMALAGAPLIGLSSADPLSARLDSYLEAVEPPPRVRISVQTYSLARAMVESGAGLAVIDPFTALGASTESTCIRPLAPPLPITLYALTRADEPPPHMLASLLEIFAHRAQEQLDRL, from the coding sequence ATGCGCTTGCGTCATATCGAAATCTTCCAGGCCATCCGCCAGACCGGCTCGGTCAGCGCCGCCGCACAACTGCTGCACGTCTCGCAGCCGGCGGTGACCAAGGTGCTGCAACACGCCGAGCTGCAGCTGGGTTTCCCGCTGTTCCTGCGTATACGCGGCAAGCTGCAGCCCACCCCGGAAGCCCTGGCCCTGGAGCGGGAAGTCGACAAGGTCAGCGAAAGCCTGCAAGGCGTGCGGCGCCTGGCCCAGAACCTGCGGCGCGCGCCCGGCCAAAGCCTGCGCATCGGCGCCACGCCGGCCCTGGCCTTGTCGTTGTTGCCTCCGGCCATTGGCGAGTGGACCCAAGGCTACCCGGACATCGCCTGCGAATTGTCCAGCGCTCATAGCCGCGAGTTGGTGCAGAACCTGTTGATGCGCGAGATGGATGTGGCACTGACGCTCAAGTCGCCGGACCATCCGGGGCTCAAGGCCCAGGCGCTGGCCCACGGCGTACTGGTCGCCCTGGCGCCACGGGGATACTGGCCGGCGACCGAACAAGGCAAACCCTTGCCCCTGATGGCCCTGGCGGGCGCGCCGTTGATTGGCCTGTCCAGTGCCGACCCGCTGTCGGCGCGGCTCGACAGCTACCTGGAAGCGGTCGAGCCACCGCCCAGGGTGCGTATTTCAGTGCAGACCTATTCCCTGGCCCGGGCCATGGTGGAATCCGGCGCCGGCCTGGCCGTGATCGACCCTTTCACCGCGCTGGGCGCCTCCACCGAGAGCACCTGCATCCGGCCCCTGGCCCCGCCGCTGCCCATCACCTTGTATGCCCTGACCCGCGCCGATGAACCGCCGCCGCATATGCTGGCGAGCCTGCTGGAGATTTTCGCCCACCGTGCCCAGGAACAGTTAGACCGCCTCTAA
- the trhA gene encoding PAQR family membrane homeostasis protein TrhA: MYHGERFNAWSHLLGAVAAFIGAVWMLVVASMDGSPWKIVSVAIYGFTLLVLYSASTVYHSVRGRKKAIMQKVDHFSIYLLIAGSYTPFCLVTLNGPWGWTLFGIVWGLAVIGILQEIKPRSEARILSIVIYAVMGWIVLVAVKPLIAALGTHGFIWLASGGVLYTVGIIFFALEHRLRHSHGIWHLFVIGGSLLHFVAIMRYVL; encoded by the coding sequence ATGTATCACGGAGAGCGATTCAACGCCTGGAGCCATTTGCTCGGTGCCGTGGCCGCCTTTATCGGCGCGGTGTGGATGCTGGTGGTGGCGAGTATGGACGGCAGTCCGTGGAAGATCGTCAGCGTGGCAATCTATGGGTTTACGCTGCTGGTGCTGTACAGCGCCTCGACGGTTTATCACAGCGTGCGCGGTCGCAAGAAGGCGATCATGCAGAAGGTCGACCACTTTTCGATCTACCTGCTGATCGCCGGCAGCTACACCCCGTTTTGCCTGGTGACTTTGAACGGGCCATGGGGCTGGACGTTGTTTGGGATTGTCTGGGGGCTGGCGGTGATCGGGATCTTGCAGGAGATCAAGCCGCGTTCCGAGGCGCGCATTTTGTCGATTGTGATTTACGCCGTGATGGGCTGGATCGTGCTGGTGGCGGTCAAGCCGTTGATTGCCGCGCTGGGTACGCACGGGTTTATCTGGCTGGCGTCGGGTGGGGTGTTGTACACGGTGGGGATCATCTTTTTTGCCCTGGAGCACCGTTTGCGGCATTCCCACGGGATCTGGCATCTGTTTGTGATCGGCGGCAGCCTGCTGCATTTTGTGGCGATCATGCGCTATGTGCTCTGA
- a CDS encoding LysR substrate-binding domain-containing protein, translating to MLIDEEFTLKKLEIFLAFMRTGNLARAAAELQTSNVSVHRAIHSLENALRCPLFKHEGRNLTPLESAYVLEEQAQKLVQEVVDSVRLTREAAGFCAERFKLGALYSLTVKTVPQLIMGLKIRRSELNIDLILGSNVDLMYKLKNMEVDAILISLDDQAIEPDCAQIQLFSDDIFLATPADSPLDREQEIDLAQVRDATFITLTQGFATHQDGARVFKQAGFEPKVAMQVNDIFTLLSMVSSGVGYALLPGRIAAVYENRVKLIPLQARYRLQQHIGVVFLKAKERDPNLLALLAECRMYANRQVAV from the coding sequence ATGTTGATTGACGAAGAATTCACCCTCAAGAAGTTGGAAATCTTCCTGGCCTTCATGCGCACCGGCAACCTGGCCCGCGCCGCCGCCGAGTTGCAGACCAGCAATGTCAGCGTGCACCGGGCCATTCACTCCCTGGAGAACGCCCTGCGCTGCCCGCTGTTCAAGCACGAAGGGCGCAACCTCACCCCGCTGGAAAGCGCCTACGTACTCGAAGAGCAGGCACAGAAGCTGGTGCAGGAGGTGGTCGACAGCGTGCGCCTGACCCGCGAGGCCGCTGGCTTCTGCGCCGAACGCTTCAAGCTCGGCGCCCTGTATTCGCTGACGGTCAAGACCGTGCCGCAACTGATCATGGGCCTGAAAATCCGTCGCAGCGAGCTGAATATCGACCTGATCCTGGGCTCCAACGTCGACCTGATGTACAAGCTCAAGAACATGGAAGTCGACGCAATCCTGATCTCCCTAGACGACCAGGCCATCGAGCCGGACTGCGCGCAGATCCAGCTGTTTTCCGATGACATCTTCCTCGCCACCCCCGCCGACTCGCCCTTGGACCGCGAACAGGAGATCGACCTGGCCCAGGTGCGCGACGCCACCTTCATCACCCTGACCCAAGGCTTCGCCACCCACCAGGACGGCGCACGGGTGTTCAAGCAGGCGGGGTTCGAGCCGAAGGTGGCGATGCAGGTCAACGACATCTTCACCTTGCTGAGCATGGTCAGCTCGGGCGTGGGCTATGCATTGCTGCCAGGCAGGATTGCGGCGGTGTATGAGAACCGGGTGAAGCTGATTCCCTTGCAGGCGCGCTACCGGTTGCAGCAGCACATTGGTGTGGTGTTCTTGAAAGCCAAGGAGCGCGATCCAAATTTGCTGGCGTTGTTGGCGGAGTGCCGGATGTATGCCAACCGACAGGTTGCAGTCTGA
- the madM gene encoding malonate transporter subunit MadM — MYESLLKVITGYGLISGFAVIGLTMWVSYWISDTFTKGRLHGSAIAILLGLVLSYVGGAFTGGAKGVVDIPLLSGIGLLGGAMLRDFAIVATAFGVSVDELKRAGYVGVLALFVGVGSSFIAGVAVAMAFGYTDAVSLTTIGAGAVTYIVGPVTGAAIGASSEVMALSIAAGLIKAILVMVMTPFVAPLIGLNSPRSAVIFGGLMGTSSGVAGGLAATDPKLVPYGCLTAAFYTALGCLLGPSLLFLLMRGLVG; from the coding sequence ATGTACGAGTCCCTGCTGAAAGTCATCACCGGTTACGGCCTGATCAGTGGTTTTGCGGTTATCGGCCTGACCATGTGGGTGTCCTACTGGATCAGCGACACATTCACCAAGGGCCGCCTGCATGGTTCAGCCATCGCGATCCTGCTGGGGTTGGTTTTGTCCTATGTGGGCGGTGCGTTTACGGGGGGCGCCAAGGGCGTGGTGGATATCCCGCTGCTATCGGGCATCGGCCTGCTGGGCGGGGCGATGCTGCGTGACTTTGCCATCGTCGCCACCGCGTTTGGGGTGAGTGTCGATGAGCTCAAGCGTGCTGGATATGTGGGGGTGCTTGCCCTGTTTGTGGGCGTTGGCTCGTCATTTATCGCGGGCGTCGCAGTGGCCATGGCGTTTGGTTACACCGATGCGGTGAGCCTGACCACCATTGGCGCCGGGGCCGTGACCTATATCGTCGGGCCCGTTACCGGGGCGGCGATCGGTGCCAGCTCCGAGGTGATGGCACTGTCCATCGCGGCGGGGTTGATCAAGGCCATTCTGGTGATGGTGATGACCCCGTTCGTGGCACCGCTGATCGGCCTGAACAGCCCGCGTAGCGCGGTGATCTTTGGCGGGCTGATGGGGACTTCCAGCGGTGTGGCGGGCGGGTTGGCAGCGACAGATCCCAAGCTGGTGCCTTATGGCTGCCTGACGGCGGCGTTTTATACGGCGCTGGGGTGTTTGCTGGGGCCTTCGTTGTTGTTCTTGCTGATGCGGGGGTTGGTGGGGTAG
- the madL gene encoding malonate transporter subunit MadL — protein sequence MIIYGVAFLALCTLAGLFVGELLGKWMGIPANVGGVGIAMLLLIGLGSYLGKRGLFTGKSEQGVSFWAAVYIPIVVAMAAQQNVYGAISGGPMAILAGTCAVLVAFALVPVLVRIGNREPDAVATTKSAG from the coding sequence ATGATTATTTACGGTGTGGCGTTTCTGGCCTTGTGTACCCTGGCGGGCCTGTTTGTCGGCGAGCTGTTGGGCAAATGGATGGGCATCCCGGCCAACGTCGGCGGAGTGGGGATCGCGATGTTGCTGCTGATCGGCCTGGGCAGTTACCTGGGCAAGCGTGGCCTGTTTACCGGCAAGTCGGAGCAGGGCGTGAGCTTCTGGGCAGCCGTGTATATCCCGATTGTGGTGGCCATGGCTGCCCAGCAAAACGTGTATGGCGCCATCAGTGGCGGCCCTATGGCGATCCTCGCCGGCACCTGCGCGGTGCTGGTGGCGTTTGCCCTGGTGCCGGTGCTGGTACGCATCGGCAACCGTGAGCCGGATGCGGTCGCCACCACCAAGTCGGCAGGGTGA
- the mdcH gene encoding malonate decarboxylase subunit epsilon, with product MSSLLVFPGQGAQRPGMLQQLPASLLDEASEALAQEVRQLDSAQALASTRAVQLCLLIAGVAHARQLQHAPDYVAGLSIGAYPAAVIAGALAFADALRLVSLRGELMQQAYPQGYGMTALIGLELSRVESVLAEIHSAQTPVYLANINADNQCVIAGSDAAMQWVANRVKGQGVAKRLAVSVPSHCVLLEQPARVLAEAFAQVALQAPTITYLSSTRARPIRDPAQLRDDLAFNMCRVVDWRGTVQSAYERGVRLQIELPPGAVLTGLSRRVFEQGTVIAFEGARLDTLQALLEQEDRHHR from the coding sequence ATGAGCAGCCTCTTGGTGTTCCCTGGGCAGGGCGCCCAGCGCCCGGGCATGCTCCAGCAGTTGCCCGCCAGCCTCCTCGACGAAGCCAGCGAGGCCTTGGCGCAAGAGGTGCGCCAGCTCGATTCGGCGCAAGCCCTGGCCAGTACCCGCGCCGTGCAACTGTGCCTGTTGATCGCAGGCGTGGCCCATGCCCGTCAACTGCAACATGCGCCGGACTATGTGGCCGGCCTGTCCATCGGCGCTTATCCGGCTGCCGTGATCGCGGGGGCCCTGGCGTTTGCCGACGCACTGCGGCTGGTCAGCCTGCGCGGTGAGCTGATGCAGCAGGCTTATCCACAGGGCTATGGCATGACGGCGCTGATCGGCTTGGAGTTATCCCGCGTGGAAAGCGTGCTCGCCGAGATCCACAGCGCGCAGACCCCGGTGTACCTGGCCAATATCAATGCTGACAATCAATGCGTGATCGCCGGCAGCGATGCAGCCATGCAATGGGTGGCCAACCGCGTCAAAGGCCAGGGCGTGGCCAAGCGCCTGGCCGTCAGCGTGCCGTCCCACTGCGTACTGCTGGAGCAACCGGCCCGGGTCCTCGCTGAAGCGTTCGCCCAGGTCGCGCTCCAGGCGCCGACCATCACTTACCTGAGCAGCACCCGGGCGCGGCCGATCCGCGATCCTGCGCAGTTGCGCGACGACCTGGCCTTCAACATGTGCCGCGTCGTCGATTGGCGCGGCACCGTGCAAAGCGCCTATGAGCGGGGTGTGCGCCTGCAGATCGAACTGCCGCCGGGTGCGGTGCTGACCGGCCTGTCGCGGCGAGTGTTTGAACAGGGAACCGTGATCGCCTTTGAAGGTGCCCGCCTGGACACCTTGCAGGCCCTGCTGGAACAGGAGGACCGCCATCATCGATAA
- a CDS encoding malonate decarboxylase holo-ACP synthase: MVNAHDLLWGMIPAHLPTEAPAWVLEAIGTGHPVVVRRALAEPGYVAVGVRGRLREQRFAAVMPVACVQRRVTPEALCGVISPRDLPALRALDQLRPVLAHKRWGVTGSAGFELATGIEALHAQSDLDLLLRTPERLERGEAQDLLAILDAVPCAVDLQLQTPYGAVALREWAGGSRRVLLKSTGGAHLVSDPWQAVA; this comes from the coding sequence ATGGTGAACGCCCACGACTTGCTCTGGGGCATGATCCCGGCGCACCTGCCCACTGAGGCACCGGCCTGGGTACTGGAGGCGATCGGTACGGGGCACCCGGTGGTGGTGCGCCGGGCACTGGCCGAACCCGGCTATGTGGCGGTGGGGGTGCGCGGGCGTTTGCGTGAGCAGCGCTTTGCGGCCGTGATGCCCGTGGCGTGCGTGCAACGGCGCGTAACGCCGGAGGCCTTGTGTGGAGTGATCTCGCCCCGGGACTTGCCGGCGTTGCGCGCCCTCGATCAACTGCGGCCGGTACTGGCGCACAAGAGGTGGGGCGTTACCGGCAGCGCGGGTTTCGAGTTGGCCACGGGCATTGAAGCCCTGCATGCCCAGAGCGATCTGGATTTGCTGCTGCGCACTCCCGAGCGTCTTGAGCGCGGCGAGGCCCAGGATCTGCTGGCGATTCTGGATGCGGTGCCGTGTGCCGTGGATCTGCAACTGCAAACGCCGTATGGCGCGGTAGCCTTGCGTGAATGGGCAGGGGGATCGCGGCGGGTGCTGCTCAAAAGCACCGGCGGCGCGCACCTGGTCAGTGACCCATGGCAGGCTGTGGCATGA
- the mdcE gene encoding biotin-independent malonate decarboxylase subunit gamma: MRGLQWFNALSAGAVPLTGLPASLKVADGVLGGQAVRFIAVVPDAANRFPRARHGEVGLLEGWGLAKAVDQAIASGDQRPIVAIVDVPSQAYGRREEALGIHQALAAAADSYARARLAGHPVIGLLVGKAMSGAFLAHGYQANRLIALRDPGVMVHAMGKASAARVTLRSVEELETLAASVPPMAYDIDSYASLGLLWETLAVSQIEQPSADDLVRVRDCLVRAIQEVQDSGVRDLRGRLGAANRAASSHVRRLLREQW; encoded by the coding sequence ATGAGAGGCTTGCAGTGGTTCAACGCATTGAGCGCCGGCGCGGTGCCGCTGACGGGGTTACCGGCGTCGCTGAAAGTCGCCGATGGCGTGCTCGGCGGGCAGGCCGTGCGCTTTATCGCAGTCGTGCCGGATGCCGCCAACCGCTTCCCACGCGCGCGTCATGGTGAAGTCGGTTTGCTGGAAGGCTGGGGCTTGGCCAAGGCGGTGGATCAGGCCATCGCCAGCGGCGATCAACGCCCGATAGTTGCCATAGTCGACGTGCCGAGCCAGGCCTATGGCCGCCGCGAAGAAGCGCTGGGGATTCATCAAGCCCTGGCGGCGGCGGCGGACAGTTATGCCCGTGCGCGCCTGGCCGGGCATCCGGTGATCGGGCTGCTGGTGGGCAAGGCCATGTCCGGGGCGTTTCTCGCCCATGGCTACCAGGCCAATCGCCTGATTGCCCTGCGTGACCCTGGGGTAATGGTGCACGCCATGGGCAAGGCCTCGGCGGCGCGGGTGACCCTGCGCAGCGTCGAAGAACTGGAAACCCTGGCCGCCAGCGTGCCGCCCATGGCCTATGACATCGACAGCTATGCCAGCCTCGGCTTGCTCTGGGAAACCCTGGCGGTCAGCCAGATCGAACAACCGTCGGCCGACGATCTGGTGCGGGTCAGGGATTGTCTGGTACGGGCGATCCAGGAGGTGCAAGACAGCGGCGTGCGGGATTTGCGGGGGCGCCTGGGCGCCGCCAACCGTGCTGCCTCCAGCCATGTACGCCGGTTGCTGCGGGAGCAATGGTGA
- a CDS encoding biotin-independent malonate decarboxylase subunit beta, producing the protein MTDLRNRHSFVELGACQRAKALLDAGSYRELIDPFQRVMSPWLSRQGVVPQSDDGVVIAKGTLDGLPLVIAAIEGNFQGGSLGEVGGAKIAGALELAAEDNRHGVPTRAVLLLETGGVRLQEANLGLAAIADIHAAIVDLRQYQPVIGVVAGSVGCFGGMSIAAGLCSYLLVTREARLGLNGPQVIEQEAGLEEYDSRDRPFIWSLTGGEQRFNSGLADRYVADDVAQIRQQISELLQQGLPVTQRSRQADHYLARLAALDAEPQIEPATVRNLYQGERP; encoded by the coding sequence ATGACTGATTTACGCAACCGGCACAGCTTTGTCGAACTCGGCGCCTGCCAGCGGGCCAAGGCGTTGCTGGATGCCGGCAGCTACCGGGAACTGATTGACCCGTTCCAGCGCGTGATGTCGCCGTGGTTGAGCCGCCAGGGCGTGGTGCCGCAGTCCGACGATGGCGTGGTGATCGCCAAGGGCACGCTCGATGGCCTGCCGCTGGTGATCGCCGCCATCGAAGGTAACTTCCAGGGCGGCAGCCTGGGCGAAGTGGGCGGCGCAAAAATTGCCGGGGCCCTGGAACTGGCCGCCGAGGACAACCGCCACGGCGTCCCGACGCGTGCGGTGCTGCTGCTGGAAACCGGCGGCGTACGCTTGCAGGAAGCCAACCTTGGGCTGGCGGCGATTGCCGATATCCACGCCGCGATTGTCGACCTGCGTCAATACCAGCCGGTGATCGGCGTGGTGGCCGGCAGCGTTGGCTGCTTTGGCGGTATGTCCATCGCGGCGGGCCTGTGCAGCTACCTGCTGGTGACCCGCGAAGCGCGCCTGGGCCTGAACGGCCCGCAAGTGATCGAACAGGAAGCCGGCCTTGAAGAATACGACTCCCGCGACCGACCGTTTATCTGGAGCCTGACCGGCGGCGAGCAGCGTTTCAACAGTGGTTTGGCCGACCGTTATGTGGCGGACGATGTGGCGCAGATCCGACAGCAGATCAGTGAACTGCTGCAACAAGGCCTGCCGGTAACGCAACGCAGCCGCCAGGCCGACCACTACCTGGCGCGCCTGGCTGCGCTGGATGCCGAGCCCCAGATCGAGCCGGCCACGGTTCGCAACCTGTATCAGGGAGAACGCCCATGA
- a CDS encoding malonate decarboxylase subunit delta yields MENLSFEFPAGQPPKGRALVGCVGSGDLEVLLEPGTAGTLSIQVQTSVNGAEQRWQHLFQRIFQEQTPPALNIQIHDFGATPGVVRLRLEQGFEELGHD; encoded by the coding sequence ATGGAAAACCTATCCTTTGAATTCCCCGCCGGGCAGCCGCCCAAAGGCCGTGCGCTGGTGGGGTGCGTCGGTTCCGGCGACCTTGAAGTGCTGCTGGAGCCGGGCACGGCGGGCACCCTGAGTATCCAGGTGCAAACCTCGGTCAATGGCGCCGAGCAACGCTGGCAACACCTGTTCCAGAGGATCTTCCAGGAACAGACCCCGCCGGCCTTGAACATTCAGATCCACGACTTTGGTGCCACCCCAGGCGTAGTGCGCTTGCGCCTGGAGCAAGGTTTCGAGGAGCTTGGCCATGACTGA
- a CDS encoding triphosphoribosyl-dephospho-CoA synthase has protein sequence MHALKLHTLTLAERLADLAVDALIDEADLSPKPALVDRRGNGAHRDLHLGLMHASALALWPAFKAMAEAAIALGEIGLPLREALGRIGREGEQAMLATTRGVNTHRGAIWALGLLVAAAALAPASRTANGLTLRAARLALLNDRYAPQPLSHGAQVAQRYGVRGAREEAQLGFPSVLQRGLPQLHASRLQQHGEQNARLDALLAIMTQLADTCVLYRAGTEGLQAMQLGAQAVLDAGGSASLAGRRRLNELDQQLLALNASPGGAADLLAACLFIDRIESCDGVF, from the coding sequence ATGCACGCACTCAAATTGCACACACTGACCCTGGCCGAGCGACTGGCAGACCTGGCGGTCGACGCGCTGATCGATGAAGCGGACCTGTCGCCCAAGCCGGCGCTGGTGGATCGGCGCGGCAATGGCGCCCACCGCGATCTGCACCTGGGCCTGATGCATGCCTCGGCGCTGGCCCTGTGGCCGGCGTTCAAGGCGATGGCCGAAGCGGCAATTGCACTGGGCGAGATCGGCCTGCCGTTACGCGAGGCCCTCGGTCGTATCGGCCGGGAAGGCGAACAGGCGATGCTCGCCACCACCCGGGGCGTGAACACTCACCGTGGCGCGATCTGGGCCCTCGGCCTGCTGGTGGCCGCCGCCGCGCTGGCGCCTGCCTCGCGCACGGCCAATGGGCTGACCCTGCGCGCCGCGCGGCTGGCCCTGCTCAATGACCGTTATGCGCCGCAACCATTGAGCCATGGCGCGCAAGTCGCACAGCGCTATGGCGTGCGTGGCGCCCGGGAAGAAGCGCAGTTGGGCTTCCCCTCGGTGCTGCAACGGGGCCTGCCGCAGCTGCACGCAAGCCGTTTGCAACAACATGGCGAACAGAACGCGCGCCTCGATGCACTGCTGGCGATCATGACGCAGTTGGCCGATACCTGCGTGCTGTACCGCGCCGGCACCGAGGGCCTGCAGGCCATGCAACTGGGGGCCCAGGCCGTGCTGGACGCGGGCGGCAGCGCAAGCCTGGCCGGGCGGCGGCGCCTCAACGAACTGGACCAGCAGTTGCTGGCGCTCAACGCCTCCCCCGGTGGCGCCGCCGACCTGTTGGCCGCCTGCCTGTTTATCGACCGTATCGAGTCTTGCGACGGAGTGTTTTGA